A window of the Rickettsia felis URRWXCal2 genome harbors these coding sequences:
- the lgtF gene encoding Beta 1,4 glucosyltransferase: MEKISAFIITKNEAARIARAINSVKNIVDEVIVVDSESTDDTVAIAEQLGAKVIVKPWLGYVGQKSFAESLCVNDWILNIDADEELSKELQDEIEYIFASHNQDRYLAYQIKLLIMHRNDQKPRMFAPFNKCTRLYNKKFASFANTVNSTTHDSVVFNKDVDFAGKIYLLNEAAYHYSGTSIEQLVTKANFYSSEQAKDLVKQGKKLSNFRLTTEMIWWFFKAFFIRRYFVFGFDGFVDSMIFAFARFLRLAKLRESLLKSKNVIARSEATWQSRKNNKNSTN; the protein is encoded by the coding sequence ATGGAAAAAATCTCAGCATTTATTATTACCAAAAATGAAGCGGCAAGAATAGCACGAGCTATAAATAGCGTAAAAAATATTGTCGATGAAGTTATAGTAGTCGATAGCGAAAGCACAGATGATACGGTAGCAATCGCTGAACAATTAGGAGCAAAGGTAATAGTAAAGCCGTGGCTTGGCTATGTAGGGCAGAAATCTTTTGCCGAGAGCCTTTGCGTAAATGATTGGATTCTTAATATTGATGCTGATGAGGAGTTGTCTAAAGAGTTACAAGACGAAATAGAGTATATTTTTGCCTCTCATAATCAAGATCGTTATTTAGCTTATCAAATAAAGCTGTTAATAATGCATCGTAATGACCAAAAGCCACGAATGTTTGCTCCGTTTAATAAATGTACTCGGTTGTATAATAAAAAATTTGCAAGTTTTGCAAATACCGTAAATAGTACTACTCATGATTCGGTGGTATTTAACAAAGATGTTGATTTTGCAGGTAAAATTTATCTATTAAATGAAGCTGCTTATCATTATTCCGGTACTTCAATTGAGCAGTTGGTAACTAAAGCAAATTTTTATTCTAGCGAGCAAGCAAAAGATTTAGTTAAGCAAGGAAAAAAACTTTCAAATTTTCGTTTAACAACTGAAATGATATGGTGGTTTTTTAAAGCGTTTTTTATCAGACGCTATTTTGTATTCGGTTTTGACGGCTTTGTAGATTCAATGATTTTTGCCTTTGCAAGATTTCTAAGGCTTGCAAAATTAAGAGAGTCGTTGCTTAAATCAAAAAACGTCATTGCGAGGAGCGAAGCGACGTGGCAATCTAGAAAAAATAATAAAAATTCTACAAATTAG
- the mpp gene encoding Mpp (similar to mitochondrial protease) produces the protein MKENFNISKLKNGLTVLTYNMPYVDSVAINLITKVGSRYENSEEEGISHFLEHMAFKGTTTRTAKQIAEEFDEIGGHFNAYTGHEKTIYYARVLSENCDKALNILADIIQNSIFAEEEIAKEYQVILQEIAHSQDNPDDLIYEKFYSSVYKDQPLGKPILGASKTLSSFTKEHFLSFIDKHYNAGNLYLSVAGNVDHDKIVSSAERLFSSLKQGEKSNFLPAKYIGGNSFINKDLEQTTLILGFEGTPYINLERLYRTQLLAIIFGGGMSSRLFQHIREKLGLAYAVGSYNSTYSDSGVFTIYASTAHDKLELLYKELKTEITKMTEKVNEEEMIRAKTQLRSNLLMAQEKVAYKSEEIGKNYAAFGKYIPPEEIMEIITNIKADDIINTANKIFSSITTSAIIGPNDLRGF, from the coding sequence ATGAAAGAAAATTTTAACATTAGTAAATTGAAAAACGGCTTAACGGTTTTGACGTATAACATGCCTTACGTTGATTCGGTAGCGATAAATTTAATTACCAAAGTCGGGAGTCGCTACGAAAATTCGGAAGAGGAGGGGATATCCCACTTTCTTGAGCATATGGCTTTTAAAGGTACAACAACAAGAACGGCAAAACAAATAGCCGAAGAATTTGACGAGATAGGCGGTCATTTTAACGCTTATACAGGTCATGAAAAGACAATATATTACGCACGAGTATTATCTGAGAATTGCGATAAAGCCCTGAATATACTTGCCGATATAATACAAAATTCTATCTTTGCTGAAGAAGAGATAGCAAAGGAATATCAGGTAATATTACAGGAAATAGCCCATAGTCAGGATAATCCCGATGATTTAATATATGAGAAGTTTTATAGCAGTGTTTATAAGGATCAGCCGCTCGGTAAACCGATTCTTGGAGCAAGCAAAACATTATCTAGTTTTACTAAAGAGCATTTTTTGAGTTTTATAGATAAACATTATAACGCTGGAAATTTGTATTTATCGGTTGCCGGTAATGTTGATCACGATAAAATAGTAAGTAGTGCAGAGCGATTGTTTTCTTCTTTAAAGCAAGGAGAAAAAAGTAATTTTCTTCCTGCAAAATATATAGGAGGTAATAGCTTTATCAATAAGGATTTGGAGCAGACTACTTTAATCCTTGGTTTTGAAGGAACGCCTTATATTAACTTAGAAAGGCTTTACCGAACCCAGTTACTTGCTATAATATTTGGAGGTGGTATGTCTTCACGTTTATTTCAGCATATTCGTGAAAAATTAGGTCTTGCATATGCGGTGGGTAGTTATAATAGTACATATTCTGATAGCGGGGTATTTACTATTTATGCAAGTACCGCACATGATAAATTGGAGTTATTATACAAAGAGCTTAAAACCGAAATAACCAAGATGACTGAGAAAGTTAATGAAGAAGAGATGATTAGAGCTAAAACGCAACTACGAAGTAATTTGTTGATGGCACAAGAAAAAGTAGCTTATAAATCAGAAGAAATTGGTAAAAATTATGCAGCTTTTGGTAAATATATTCCTCCTGAAGAGATTATGGAAATTATTACTAATATAAAAGCCGATGACATTATTAATACGGCAAATAAAATATTTAGTAGTATTACTACATCGGCAATTATCGGTCCGAATGATCTTAGAGGGTTTTAA
- the purC gene encoding Phosphoribosylaminoimidazole-succinocarboxamide synthase, with protein MKTQLYKGSSKILYSAEEDFLLIMAFSDNVTLESGEIIEISGKGVLNNNISSFLMDKLEMNGIENHFIEKINMREQLIQYVEVFPVQVIISSVACGRFVKEFGMDEGYVFDKPIIDFKVRSREFKYPIVNEYQILNFGWLTRDEIKAVKEQALRIYDFLSGLFIGVGIRLVECKLEFGRVFNGEESIIMLTDEISPDNCRLWHINSNEKLGFELLENEPNKAFESYQLIADRLKEK; from the coding sequence ATGAAAACACAACTTTACAAAGGTTCAAGTAAAATTCTATATTCCGCCGAAGAAGATTTTTTACTTATAATGGCCTTTTCCGATAATGTTACCTTAGAAAGCGGTGAAATTATTGAGATCTCAGGCAAGGGAGTACTTAATAATAATATTTCTTCCTTTCTAATGGATAAACTGGAAATGAACGGCATTGAAAATCATTTTATTGAAAAAATAAATATGAGGGAGCAATTAATTCAATATGTTGAGGTTTTTCCGGTACAAGTAATAATATCATCGGTAGCGTGCGGTAGATTTGTAAAAGAATTCGGTATGGACGAAGGGTATGTATTTGATAAACCGATCATTGATTTTAAGGTCCGAAGTCGTGAATTTAAATATCCGATAGTTAATGAGTATCAAATATTAAATTTCGGCTGGTTAACTAGGGATGAAATTAAAGCGGTAAAAGAGCAAGCTTTGCGTATATATGATTTTCTAAGCGGCTTATTTATCGGTGTCGGGATTCGTCTTGTCGAATGTAAATTAGAATTTGGGCGTGTGTTTAATGGTGAAGAATCTATCATTATGTTAACTGATGAAATTAGTCCGGATAATTGTAGGTTATGGCATATTAACAGTAATGAAAAATTGGGATTTGAATTGCTTGAAAACGAGCCTAATAAAGCTTTTGAATCATATCAGCTAATAGCTGATCGTTTAAAAGAAAAATAA
- a CDS encoding Integrase-like protein produces the protein MNITILLYMAWGDIDLQNKIWNISNIKKEKSRYLSLTDEAIQILYRRKQKSNSLWVFPAKNKINHMVKPTPTLRKIVKETGYKDLTFNNLSKTLEKLTDPLRASIKL, from the coding sequence TTGAATATTACGATTTTGTTATATATGGCATGGGGTGATATCGATTTACAAAATAAGATATGGAATATATCAAATATTAAAAAAGAAAAATCACGCTATTTATCTCTTACTGATGAGGCAATTCAGATTTTATATAGAAGAAAACAAAAAAGTAATAGCTTATGGGTATTTCCTGCAAAAAATAAAATCAATCATATGGTAAAACCTACTCCAACACTACGGAAAATTGTTAAAGAAACAGGCTATAAAGACTTAACATTTAATAATCTGAGTAAAACCCTAGAAAAATTGACAGATCCATTAAGAGCGTCAATCAAATTATAA
- a CDS encoding Transposase: protein MIILEQIMEIKILNKHGKSLRSIAREVGVSVNTVRKYLKYDGSPKYKDRSELVTKLAPYKDYLSERIKSAHPVSLPGTVLFQEIKELGYTGGITQLRDYLRSIKPVAKQEDIIRFETASGKQMQVDWIEFRKGKDPLSAFVATLGFSRASYIEFVNNEKLITLIECHKRAFDYFGGVPEEVLYDNMKTVILDRDTYGPWDTPF from the coding sequence ATGATAATACTGGAGCAAATAATGGAAATAAAAATATTGAATAAACATGGTAAGAGCCTAAGAAGTATAGCAAGAGAAGTAGGAGTATCAGTAAATACAGTACGTAAATATTTAAAATATGATGGTAGCCCTAAATATAAGGATAGGTCGGAGTTGGTAACAAAGCTTGCCCCATATAAAGACTACTTGAGTGAAAGAATAAAATCAGCCCATCCTGTATCTCTACCTGGTACTGTACTGTTTCAGGAGATAAAAGAGTTAGGTTACACAGGAGGGATAACCCAACTAAGGGATTATTTAAGAAGTATCAAGCCAGTAGCTAAACAGGAGGATATAATAAGATTTGAGACTGCTTCTGGTAAACAGATGCAAGTGGATTGGATAGAATTTCGTAAGGGGAAAGATCCTCTATCAGCTTTTGTGGCTACATTAGGATTTAGCCGAGCAAGCTATATAGAATTTGTTAACAATGAAAAACTTATAACACTAATAGAATGCCATAAGCGAGCATTTGATTATTTTGGCGGAGTACCGGAAGAAGTACTTTATGACAATATGAAGACAGTAATACTGGATAGGGATACATATGGTCCTTGGGATACACCGTTTTAA
- a CDS encoding Transposase codes for MVLGIHRFNKGMLDFAKHYSFRLKVCRPYRAQTKGKVERFNRYIRESFYNPLVTKLKTSELVLDVDTANSEVLKWLRDTANLRVHRTTGAIPAERLKLERNHLQPLPLDYSGSHPTVLEIMRDKGERFSTVSLQHSLCIYQSILEAL; via the coding sequence ATGGTCCTTGGGATACACCGTTTTAATAAAGGCATGCTGGATTTTGCAAAACATTATAGTTTTCGATTAAAAGTGTGTAGACCTTATCGAGCACAGACTAAGGGCAAGGTTGAGCGATTTAACAGATATATAAGAGAAAGCTTTTATAATCCATTAGTAACAAAATTAAAAACTTCAGAGTTGGTGTTAGATGTGGATACTGCAAATTCGGAGGTACTAAAATGGTTACGTGATACTGCAAATCTGCGTGTACATAGAACAACAGGTGCAATACCTGCAGAAAGATTAAAACTTGAAAGGAATCATCTTCAACCACTACCATTGGATTATAGCGGTAGTCATCCTACAGTACTAGAGATTATGAGAGATAAAGGGGAACGATTTTCTACAGTTTCCTTACAACATTCCCTCTGCATATACCAAAGTATACTGGAGGCATTATGA
- a CDS encoding Transposition helper protein, OrfB, producing the protein MNLQHQRIEELCHSLNLMQIAENYLDIAQSSSKEDSSYTDFLESILKTELLARQHRSKSILTKMAGFPAIKTLDDFDYDFATGIKHKVLEGLRSLSFVERQENIILLGPSGVGKTHIAIALGYAATQCGIKTKFTTAADLMLILNAGLNQGNLDSIFKRVILPYKLLIIDEFGYLPLKPEQANLLFQVIAKRYEKGSIILTSNLPFGQWHNSLAQDSALTAAILDRLLHHSTILNIKGDSFRLKDKKKTGLVPIEIINKQEDNFMT; encoded by the coding sequence ATGAACCTGCAGCACCAACGTATAGAAGAGCTGTGCCACTCTTTAAACCTTATGCAGATAGCTGAAAATTATCTTGATATTGCACAATCCTCTAGTAAAGAAGACTCAAGTTATACGGATTTCCTGGAGTCAATATTAAAAACAGAGCTATTGGCACGACAGCACAGGAGTAAATCAATACTCACCAAAATGGCAGGCTTCCCTGCTATCAAAACGCTGGATGATTTTGATTATGATTTTGCTACAGGAATAAAACACAAGGTTTTGGAAGGTTTAAGGTCTCTGTCTTTTGTAGAAAGACAAGAAAATATTATTCTGCTTGGTCCTTCTGGAGTAGGAAAAACCCATATAGCTATTGCCCTTGGTTATGCAGCAACACAATGCGGAATCAAAACTAAATTTACAACAGCTGCAGATTTGATGCTTATACTTAATGCTGGGCTAAACCAGGGAAACCTGGACTCCATATTCAAAAGAGTTATACTACCATATAAATTACTTATAATAGATGAGTTTGGGTATCTGCCGTTAAAACCGGAACAAGCTAATCTGTTATTTCAAGTTATAGCAAAGCGTTACGAAAAGGGTAGCATAATTCTTACAAGTAATCTGCCATTTGGACAATGGCATAATAGTCTTGCTCAGGATAGTGCTCTTACAGCTGCTATCTTAGATCGTCTGCTTCATCACTCCACTATACTCAATATTAAAGGTGATAGTTTCAGGCTTAAGGATAAAAAGAAGACTGGTCTTGTGCCAATAGAAATTATTAATAAACAGGAGGATAATTTTATGACTTAA
- the rnpA gene encoding Ribonuclease P: protein MSITSLKNQKEFELINKLGKKFHERYFILVIAKKLPKIFLESKYNTFLGIKVSRKLNKKAVVRNKIKRRIRHLIRIIVSDSKLKAIKFAMIIIPRKGFEEINFSHLNCELSKIILRNI, encoded by the coding sequence TTGTCTATTACCTCTTTAAAAAATCAAAAAGAATTTGAGCTTATAAATAAGCTTGGAAAGAAGTTCCATGAGAGATATTTTATTTTGGTAATAGCCAAAAAACTTCCAAAAATCTTCCTTGAATCAAAATATAATACCTTTTTAGGGATCAAAGTTAGCAGAAAGCTAAATAAAAAAGCTGTGGTTCGCAATAAAATTAAAAGACGTATAAGACATTTAATTAGAATTATTGTTAGTGATTCTAAGCTTAAAGCTATAAAATTCGCAATGATTATTATTCCAAGAAAAGGATTTGAAGAGATAAACTTCTCACACTTGAATTGTGAATTAAGTAAAATAATTCTAAGAAATATTTAG
- the rpmH gene encoding 50S ribosomal protein L34: protein MKRTFQPSNLVRKRRHGFRSRMATPTGRAILRKRRAKGRHKLSA from the coding sequence ATGAAACGTACATTTCAACCTAGCAATTTAGTTAGAAAAAGAAGACATGGTTTTAGATCTAGAATGGCTACTCCAACCGGAAGAGCAATCTTAAGAAAACGTCGTGCTAAAGGTAGACATAAATTATCTGCTTAA
- the rplT gene encoding 50S ribosomal protein L20, producing MTRAKSGKISKNRHKKILKLAKGYRGRANSCFRVAIEKVEKALQYAYRDRRNRKRDFRGLWIQRINAAVREHGLVYSQFMGALKKAEIDIDRKVLAELAVNNSDGFASIIEQAKAHI from the coding sequence ATGACACGTGCAAAATCAGGAAAAATTTCCAAAAATCGACATAAAAAAATCCTCAAATTAGCTAAAGGCTATAGAGGTAGAGCTAATAGCTGTTTTAGAGTAGCTATTGAAAAAGTAGAAAAAGCCCTTCAATATGCTTACAGAGACCGTAGAAATCGTAAGCGTGATTTCAGAGGCTTATGGATTCAAAGAATAAATGCAGCAGTAAGAGAGCATGGGCTTGTTTACTCTCAATTTATGGGAGCTCTTAAAAAAGCAGAAATCGATATAGATCGTAAAGTACTTGCAGAACTTGCCGTCAATAACAGTGATGGATTCGCAAGTATCATAGAGCAAGCAAAAGCACATATTTAA
- the rpmI gene encoding 50S ribosomal protein L35: MPKLKTKSAVKKRFKLTASGKVIASQAGKKHFMRRRTKAQIRNLRGTTILCPQDGYNIKKYFLPYGIN; this comes from the coding sequence ATGCCTAAATTAAAAACAAAATCCGCTGTAAAAAAGCGTTTTAAACTTACTGCTAGCGGTAAGGTTATCGCATCCCAAGCAGGTAAAAAACATTTTATGCGTCGTCGTACTAAAGCTCAAATCCGTAACCTTAGAGGAACTACAATACTTTGTCCTCAAGACGGATATAATATTAAAAAATATTTTCTACCGTACGGTATAAATTAA
- the nrdG gene encoding Organic radical activating enzymes, giving the protein MFGQNPKRSILNGDGTKLEVQSIFKTIQGEGIFVGCPAIFIRLGGCNLACNFCDTEFEDFKLVDIAEILNKVESLALNSKNEKSINLVVITGGEPMRQPIELLCQKLLDQDFKIQIETNGTLYRSLPNEVSIICSPKAGKNGYSKIREDLLPKISAVKFIIAKNILEYSLIPEVGQTSYNIPVFVQPMDQNDQSLNDENNELAVKLALESGARLSLQTHKFLGIE; this is encoded by the coding sequence ATGTTCGGACAAAATCCTAAAAGAAGCATATTAAACGGTGACGGTACTAAGTTAGAGGTGCAGTCTATTTTTAAGACTATACAAGGTGAGGGTATTTTTGTAGGTTGCCCTGCGATTTTTATTAGGCTTGGAGGGTGTAATCTTGCTTGTAATTTTTGCGATACTGAGTTTGAAGATTTTAAGTTAGTAGATATAGCTGAGATTTTAAATAAAGTAGAAAGTTTGGCATTAAATTCTAAAAATGAAAAATCAATTAATTTAGTAGTAATAACCGGCGGGGAGCCTATGCGTCAACCGATAGAATTATTATGTCAGAAGTTATTAGACCAAGATTTTAAAATTCAAATAGAGACTAACGGTACGTTATATCGCTCTTTGCCGAATGAAGTGTCTATAATTTGTTCGCCGAAAGCAGGTAAAAACGGTTATAGTAAAATAAGAGAAGATTTATTGCCTAAAATTAGTGCGGTGAAATTTATCATTGCTAAAAATATTTTAGAATATAGTCTCATACCGGAAGTAGGGCAAACCTCTTATAATATACCAGTTTTTGTTCAGCCTATGGATCAAAACGACCAAAGTCTTAATGATGAAAATAATGAGTTAGCAGTAAAATTAGCACTAGAAAGCGGTGCTAGGTTGTCGTTGCAGACTCATAAATTTTTAGGTATTGAGTAA
- the rplY gene encoding 50S ribosomal protein L25: protein MSEILELEAKSRTEFGTGASRALRREGRVPAIIYGAGKTPVSISLEEKEITKYYRKPAFISQLINLTIDKKKYKVLPKAVELHPVTDIVRHVDFVFLEEKTQKMEVPVVYEGKERALGVKRGGYFNIVKRRVTLLCDVNNIPRNVTIDVTNMPIATSLKSSKIELPKGCSFTTKKEFVLATIIGRRGAKTEAEGEQQAAEAGK from the coding sequence ATGAGTGAAATATTAGAACTTGAAGCGAAATCCCGCACGGAATTCGGTACGGGAGCGTCAAGAGCATTAAGAAGAGAAGGGCGTGTTCCGGCTATTATTTACGGAGCGGGTAAAACCCCTGTTAGTATTTCTTTGGAAGAAAAGGAAATAACTAAATATTATAGAAAGCCGGCGTTTATCTCTCAGTTAATTAATCTAACGATCGATAAGAAAAAATATAAAGTACTACCGAAAGCTGTGGAATTACATCCCGTTACGGATATAGTACGCCATGTTGATTTTGTCTTTTTAGAAGAGAAAACTCAAAAAATGGAAGTACCTGTAGTATATGAAGGGAAAGAAAGAGCTTTAGGCGTTAAAAGAGGCGGATACTTCAATATAGTAAAAAGAAGAGTTACTTTATTATGTGATGTTAATAACATCCCAAGAAACGTAACTATCGATGTTACTAATATGCCTATTGCTACTTCGCTAAAATCTTCAAAAATAGAATTACCGAAAGGATGCAGTTTTACTACTAAAAAAGAATTTGTTCTTGCAACTATTATAGGACGTAGAGGAGCAAAAACTGAAGCTGAAGGTGAACAACAAGCCGCTGAAGCAGGGAAGTAA
- the pth gene encoding Peptidyl-tRNA hydrolase, translating into MILVIGLGNPGKEYQYTRHNIGFIAIEKIANQYNSSFSIKKKFNCEIAETISDGQKIIFIKPTTYMNLSGKSVISVKTYYNIQSAKIFVIHDDIDLETGRIKFKTGGGNGGHNGLKSIDGVIGNNYNRIRVGVGRPQNNQDVADYVLNNFLKSEYETALQAIDRIANNFDLILENKLEEFKNKIV; encoded by the coding sequence ATGATTCTTGTTATTGGTCTTGGTAATCCAGGAAAAGAGTATCAATATACGAGGCATAATATCGGCTTTATTGCTATAGAGAAAATAGCAAACCAATATAATTCATCATTTAGTATAAAGAAAAAATTCAATTGTGAGATTGCTGAAACTATTAGTGATGGACAAAAGATAATTTTTATCAAGCCCACTACTTACATGAATTTATCCGGTAAGTCAGTGATATCGGTGAAAACATATTATAATATCCAGTCCGCAAAAATCTTTGTTATTCATGATGATATTGATTTAGAAACAGGTAGAATAAAATTTAAAACGGGTGGCGGTAATGGCGGGCATAACGGTTTAAAATCAATTGACGGTGTTATAGGCAATAATTATAATCGCATTAGGGTTGGGGTAGGTAGACCGCAAAATAATCAGGATGTAGCAGATTATGTACTTAATAATTTCTTGAAATCCGAGTATGAAACAGCGTTGCAAGCTATAGATAGAATAGCTAATAATTTTGATTTAATATTAGAGAATAAGTTAGAAGAATTTAAGAATAAGATTGTATAA
- a CDS encoding Acetyltransferase, with the protein MTQDFEIVYAEEMDKTHRTIIIEALNKDAREKKGLVGDIESFSFSCLDQDKNFVAGISGMSSWGGFYIDSLFVNENIRNQNYGTLLMQKAEDLARERDCNFIHLVTMDFQAKPFYEKLGYKIEFAMHGYEKDSIMYYLRKDL; encoded by the coding sequence ATGACACAAGATTTTGAAATTGTTTATGCCGAAGAAATGGATAAAACTCATAGAACTATAATTATTGAGGCTTTGAACAAAGATGCTAGAGAAAAAAAGGGGTTAGTAGGAGATATTGAATCTTTTTCATTTTCTTGTTTAGATCAGGATAAAAATTTTGTTGCAGGAATTAGCGGTATGAGTTCTTGGGGAGGGTTTTATATTGATTCACTTTTTGTTAATGAAAATATAAGAAACCAAAATTACGGTACTTTACTAATGCAGAAAGCTGAGGATTTAGCACGTGAACGAGACTGTAATTTTATTCATCTTGTTACTATGGACTTCCAAGCAAAACCATTTTATGAGAAACTTGGGTATAAAATTGAATTTGCTATGCACGGTTACGAAAAAGACTCTATAATGTATTATTTAAGGAAAGATTTATGA
- the ychF gene encoding GTP-binding protein YchF — MTLKLGIVGLPNVGKSTLFNALTASQLADAANYPFCTIEPNSSKVLVPDERLQRLANLAGSGKIIPSYIEFVDIAGLVKGASKGEGLGNKFLSHIREVDAILHVLRCFEDEDITHVHNKVDPIHDLEVIETELILADIESVEKRLATSEKRLKSGDKTMAEQIELLKEVYKVLADGKPARVLNEALGADNLKQLQLITSKPVLYICNVLEKDAAIGNEFTKLVAERAKKENAKSVVISSKIEAEIALLESMEEKEEFLKFIGLEETGLSKVIKEGYNLLNLKSFFTIGPKEAHSWTFKDGTLAPSAAGIIHTDFEKGFIRAEVIGYEDYINLGSEAKAKEVGKMRLEGKEYKMQDGDIVHFRFNV, encoded by the coding sequence ATGACACTAAAACTAGGAATTGTTGGGTTGCCGAATGTCGGTAAGTCAACGTTATTTAATGCCTTAACGGCAAGTCAGCTAGCTGATGCTGCTAATTATCCGTTTTGTACTATTGAGCCTAATAGCAGTAAAGTTTTAGTACCGGATGAGCGTTTGCAACGACTCGCAAATTTAGCAGGAAGCGGAAAAATTATTCCGTCTTATATTGAATTTGTCGATATTGCAGGGCTTGTTAAAGGTGCAAGTAAAGGGGAGGGGCTTGGTAATAAGTTCTTATCTCATATCAGGGAAGTCGATGCAATATTGCATGTACTGCGTTGCTTTGAAGATGAGGATATAACGCACGTACATAATAAAGTCGACCCAATTCACGACCTTGAGGTTATTGAAACAGAGTTAATACTTGCTGATATAGAATCGGTCGAAAAGCGACTCGCTACAAGTGAAAAACGCTTGAAGTCAGGTGATAAAACAATGGCAGAGCAGATAGAATTGTTAAAAGAGGTTTATAAAGTGCTAGCTGACGGTAAACCTGCAAGAGTGTTAAATGAAGCTTTAGGAGCTGATAATTTAAAACAATTGCAGTTAATTACTTCTAAGCCCGTTTTATATATATGTAACGTACTTGAAAAAGATGCTGCTATAGGTAATGAATTTACTAAATTAGTAGCGGAAAGAGCAAAGAAAGAAAATGCTAAAAGCGTCGTAATTTCTTCAAAAATAGAAGCTGAGATTGCTTTACTTGAAAGCATGGAAGAAAAAGAAGAGTTTTTAAAATTTATAGGTTTAGAGGAAACGGGGCTTAGTAAAGTGATTAAAGAGGGGTATAATCTCTTAAACCTTAAAAGCTTCTTTACCATAGGTCCTAAAGAAGCCCATAGTTGGACTTTTAAAGACGGCACGCTTGCACCAAGTGCTGCCGGTATTATTCATACCGATTTTGAAAAAGGCTTTATTAGAGCAGAAGTTATCGGCTATGAAGATTATATAAACCTTGGTAGTGAAGCAAAAGCCAAAGAAGTAGGCAAAATGCGTTTAGAAGGTAAAGAATATAAAATGCAGGATGGAGATATAGTACATTTTAGGTTTAATGTATAG
- a CDS encoding unknown (Similar to NT (nucleotidyltransferase) domain and HEPN (higher eukarytoes and prokaryotes nucleotide-binding) domain), with product MKTILPDRSLKIQARLNFIVSQILDIAQDKIAMIILYGSFARGDWVRDLPNGYHSDTDILIILKKSKYKGHATLRLKDNIYKRF from the coding sequence ATGAAAACAATTTTACCCGATCGCTCCCTAAAAATCCAAGCAAGGCTTAATTTTATAGTAAGCCAAATTTTAGATATTGCACAAGATAAAATTGCCATGATTATCTTGTATGGTTCGTTTGCAAGAGGTGATTGGGTACGTGATTTGCCTAACGGTTACCATAGCGATACTGATATTTTGATAATCCTTAAGAAAAGTAAATACAAAGGGCATGCTACTTTAAGATTAAAAGATAATATATATAAAAGATTTTAA
- a CDS encoding unknown (Similar to NT (nucleotidyltransferase) domain and HEPN (higher eukarytoes and prokaryotes nucleotide-binding) domain), whose product MPWSEMKEIAKDYYEEWFRSGCGFLIDCKYPLERGELNKSAFYLHQATESFYSSILLVFSNYKPKLHDIEELGGRAANYNSELWEVFPQANEEQKECFELLKKAYVDARYDKN is encoded by the coding sequence TTGCCTTGGAGTGAGATGAAAGAAATTGCTAAAGATTATTATGAAGAATGGTTTAGAAGCGGATGTGGATTTTTAATTGATTGCAAATATCCATTGGAAAGAGGTGAATTAAATAAAAGTGCTTTTTATCTTCATCAAGCTACGGAAAGTTTTTACAGTAGCATTTTATTAGTTTTTTCTAATTATAAACCAAAGCTACATGATATAGAAGAATTAGGCGGCAGAGCAGCAAATTATAATAGTGAATTATGGGAAGTATTTCCGCAAGCAAATGAAGAACAAAAAGAATGTTTTGAATTACTAAAAAAAGCTTACGTTGATGCAAGATATGATAAAAATTAA